From a region of the Lactuca sativa cultivar Salinas chromosome 4, Lsat_Salinas_v11, whole genome shotgun sequence genome:
- the LOC111901835 gene encoding T-complex protein 1 subunit zeta 2, producing MSLRVLNPNAEVLNKSAALHMNINAAKGLQDVLKSNLGPKGTIKMLVGGAGDIKLTKDGNTLLKEMQIQNPTAIMIARTAVAQDDISGDGTTSTVIFIGELMKQAERCIDEGMHPRVVVDGFEIAKKATLEFLEKFKTPVVMGDGPDREMLKMVARTTLRTKLYESLADQLTDIVVNAVLCIRKPEEPIDLFMVEIMHMRHKFDVDTRLVEGLVLDHGSRHPDMKRRAENCHILTCNVSLEYEKSEINAGFFYSNAEQREAMVVAERRSVDERVKKIIDLKNKVCGPDDNFVVINQKGIDPPSLDLLARAGIVALRRAKRRNMERLVLACGGEAVNSVDDLAPDVLGWAGLVYEHVLGEEKYTFVENVKHPNSCTILIKGPNDHTIAQIKDAVRDGLRSVKNTIEDEAVVRGAGAFEVAARQHLINEVKKTVKGRAQLGVQAFADALLIVPKTLAENSGLDTQDVIISLTGEHDNGNVVGLNQHTGDPIDPQMEGIFDNYAVKRQIINSAPVIASQLLLVDEVIRAGRNMRKPT from the exons ATGTCTCTACGGGTTCTGAACCCTAATGCCGAAGTGCTTAACAAATCGGCTGCACTTCACATGAACATAAATGCCGCTAAGGGTTTACAAGATGTTCTCAAGAGTAACCTCGGCCCTAAAGGCACCATTAAGAT GCTTGTTGGAGGAGCTGGAGATATCAAGTTAACCAAGGATGGAAACACTTTGTTGAAAGAGATG CAAATTCAAAACCCAACAGCCATCATGATTGCAAGGACAGCTGTTGCACAGGATGATATTAGTGGCGATGGGACAACATCTACAGTCATCTTCATTGGCGAGCTAATGAAACAGGCTGAACGTTGTATTGATGAAG GGATGCATCCACGTGTTGTGGTTGATGGTTTTGAAATTGCCAAAAAGGCAACACTGGaatttcttgaaaagtttaagactCCTGTAGTGATGGGTGATGGACCTGATAGAGAAATGCTAAAAATGGTAGCAAGAACAACATTAAGAACCaag TTGTATGAATCTTTGGCAGATCAATTAACTGACATAGTTGTGAATGCG GTGCTCTGCATCCGTAAACCTGAAGAACCTATTGATCTTTTTATGGTTGAGATCATGCACATGCGCCACAAGTTTGATGTAGACACTCGTTTG GTGGAAGGCCTTGTTCTTGATCATGGATCCAGACATCCTGATATGAAGAGGAGAGCTGAGAATTGTCACATCTTGACATGTAATGTCTCATTGGAGTATGAGAAAAG TGAAATAAATGCTGGATTTTTCTACTCAAATGCGGAACAGAGAGAAGCAATGGTTGTTGCAGAGAGACGTTCTGTTGATGAGAGAGTGAAAAAAATCATTGATTTGAAAAACAAG GTGTGTGGTCCTGATGACAACTTTGTTGTTATCAACCAGAAAGGGATCGACCCTCCATCATTGGATCTTCTTGCCAGGGCAGGG ATAGTTGCACTTCGAAGAGCCAAAAGGAGAAACATGGAACGTTTGGTTTTGGCATGTGGTGGTGAAGCTGTTAATTCTGTGGACGATTTAGCCCCTGATGTTCTTGGATGGGCTGGACTTGTGTATGAGCATGTCCTTGGGGAAGAGAAGTATACTTTTGTTGAGAATGTAAAGCATCCAAACTCCTGCACAATCTTAATCAAAG GACCAAATGACCACACGATTGCACAAATCAAGGATGCTGTTAGAGATGGCCTACGATCAGTCAAAAACACCATTGAAGATGAAGCAGTTGTTAGA GGTGCTGGTGCTTTTGAGGTTGCTGCCAGACAGCATTTGATTAATGAAGTGAAGAAAACTGTTAAAGGG CGTGCGCAACTTGGTGTTCAAGCTTTTGCGGATGCTCTTCTTATTGTGCCAAAGACACTTGCTGAAAATTCTGGACTTGATACACAAGACGTCATAATTTCTTTGACT GGGGAGCATGATAATGGGAATGTTGTTGGACTAAATCAACACACAGGCGATCCAATTGACCCTCAGATGGAGGGCATTTTCGACAATTACGCTGTCAAACGCCAAATCATCAACTCAGC ACCGGTGATTGCATCACAGCTGTTACTTGTGGATGAAGTTATCCGTGCAGGGCGTAACATGAGAAAGCCAACTTAA